In Phocoena sinus isolate mPhoSin1 chromosome 10, mPhoSin1.pri, whole genome shotgun sequence, a single genomic region encodes these proteins:
- the DPPA3 gene encoding developmental pluripotency-associated protein 3 encodes MDSSEVNPTWTLDSPQMSIDENSQAIPVASEPMSEVLIKNLSKLTLNPSIKLPFILPECLPQPTGRLLGENIPYRRGVRTVLTDRRDKMERLIQSIKKRYGKGVPRSDSEREPWQNDDETQSRGQRFRCSCRFCRFHRDPSEDNYENYYNNKYYSNYDTESKEP; translated from the exons ATGGATTCATCTGAGGTTAACCCAACCTGGACCCTGGACTCTCCTcaaatgtccattgatgaaaaTTCCCAGGCAATTCCAG ttgcCTCTGAACCTATGTCTGAAGTGTTAATAAAGAACCTCAGTAAATTGACGCTCAACCCTAGTATCAAATTGCCATTCATTCTACCAGAATGTCTACCTCAACCAACTGGGCGGTTACTTGGTGAAAACATACCCTATAGGAGAGGGGTGAGGACCGTGTTAACCGATCGGAGGGATAAGATGGAACGGTTGATTCAATCCATTAAAAAACGCTACGGCAAAGGAGTTCCTCGG TCGGACTCTGAAAGAGAACCATGGCAGAATGATGATGAG aCTCAATCAAGAGGGCAAAGATTTAGATGTAGCTGTCGTTTTTGCCGGTTTCATAGAGATCCTTCTGAGGATAATTATGAGAATTATTACAACAACAAGTATTACAGTAATTATGACACGGAGTCGAAGGAACCATAA